In one Betaproteobacteria bacterium genomic region, the following are encoded:
- a CDS encoding methylmalonyl-CoA mutase, with protein sequence FFTIGDFPVKRTYTAADVAHVPLSDIGLPGRYPFTRGPYPTMYRSRNWTMRQIAGFGMGEDTNRRFKYLIAQGQTGISTDFDMPTLMGYDSDHPMSEGEVGREGVAVDTLADMEALFDGIDLEKISVSLTINPTAWILLSMYVALAQKRGHDLNKLSGTIQADILKEYMAQKEYIYPIAPSVRIVRDCITYCAQNMKRYNPINISGYHISEAGSSPLQEVAFTLANLITYVEEVTKTGMPVDVFAPRLAFFFVSQGDFFEEIAKFRAVRRCYAKIMKERFGAKNPDSMRLRFHTQTAAATLTKPQHQINVVRTALQALSAVLGGTQSLHTNGYDEAFAIPTEDAMRIALRTQQIIAEETNVTNVIDPLGGSYYVEALTSDYEKRIFEILADVDARGGTINLIEEGWFQKQIADFSYETALRKQSGEKPVIGVNAYVEDGEKMKIETHAYDQTTADRQIARTQRVRRERDPRKMSELLAKLAATAKDPTQNIMPVSIELAKAGATMGDFVECLRGIWGTYRENPVF encoded by the coding sequence AGTTCTTCACCATCGGAGATTTCCCCGTCAAGCGCACCTATACGGCGGCGGACGTTGCCCATGTGCCCTTAAGCGATATCGGCTTGCCGGGCCGTTATCCCTTCACGCGCGGGCCGTACCCCACCATGTACCGCAGCCGCAATTGGACCATGCGCCAGATTGCCGGCTTTGGCATGGGTGAGGATACCAACCGGCGCTTCAAGTACCTCATCGCGCAGGGCCAGACGGGGATCTCCACGGATTTCGACATGCCCACCTTGATGGGCTACGACTCCGATCACCCCATGAGCGAAGGCGAAGTGGGCCGCGAGGGCGTGGCGGTGGATACGCTGGCGGACATGGAAGCGTTGTTCGATGGCATCGACCTGGAAAAAATCTCCGTCTCGCTCACCATCAATCCCACCGCTTGGATCTTGCTCTCGATGTACGTGGCGCTCGCGCAAAAGCGCGGCCACGATTTGAACAAGCTCTCCGGCACCATTCAGGCGGACATCTTGAAGGAGTACATGGCGCAGAAGGAATACATCTATCCCATCGCGCCTTCGGTTCGCATCGTGCGCGATTGCATCACGTACTGCGCGCAGAACATGAAGCGCTACAACCCCATCAACATCTCCGGCTATCACATCTCCGAGGCCGGTTCATCGCCCTTGCAGGAAGTGGCCTTCACCTTGGCGAACTTGATCACCTACGTGGAAGAAGTCACCAAGACTGGCATGCCGGTGGATGTCTTCGCGCCGCGCCTCGCCTTCTTCTTCGTTTCGCAAGGAGATTTCTTCGAGGAGATCGCCAAGTTCCGCGCGGTGCGCCGTTGCTACGCCAAGATCATGAAGGAGCGCTTCGGGGCCAAGAATCCGGATTCCATGCGGTTGCGCTTCCACACGCAAACGGCGGCAGCCACGCTCACCAAACCGCAACACCAGATCAACGTCGTGCGCACCGCCTTGCAAGCCTTGTCCGCCGTGCTGGGCGGCACCCAATCCCTGCACACCAACGGTTACGACGAAGCCTTCGCCATTCCCACCGAGGATGCGATGCGCATCGCACTTCGTACCCAGCAGATCATCGCGGAGGAAACCAATGTCACCAACGTGATCGACCCCCTGGGAGGTTCCTATTACGTGGAAGCGCTGACCTCTGATTACGAAAAACGCATCTTCGAAATTCTGGCGGACGTGGATGCGCGCGGCGGCACCATCAATCTCATCGAAGAGGGCTGGTTCCAGAAACAGATCGCGGACTTTTCCTACGAAACCGCACTGCGCAAACAGTCTGGCGAGAAGCCGGTGATCGGCGTCAACGCCTACGTCGAGGATGGAGAGAAGATGAAAATCGAAACCCATGCCTACGACCAAACGACTGCCGACCGCCAGATCGCGCGTACCCAAAGAGTGCGGCGCGAGCGCGATCCAAGGAAAATGTCAGAACTGCTGGCGAAGCTTGCCGCCACCGCGAAAGACCCCACGCAAAACATCATGCCGGTGAGCATCGAACTCGCGAAGGCAGGTGCCACCATGGGCGATTTCGTGGAGTGTTTGCGGGGCATCTGGGGGACATATCGCGAGAATCCAGTCTTCTGA
- a CDS encoding gamma carbonic anhydrase family protein, with translation MHSSLLVLPYLDHVPKLAEQPVALGAGTAIIGRATVGKGAYFATLAMIRADGHYVTVGDDFWFGARSAVHIAHAVLPTIIGSGVTVGMNSTVHACEVGDHCVVEDNVTILDGSVVGEGCVIASGSVVFPRTQLPSGHWCEGSPAKPLRPITSEQLSAASARVRGLMLATRHQPMQSEGFPPGESNYVAPTASARGRIMLEPDASVWFSCELDAAKHSISAGTGTNIQDNTVILAHAGPVRIGAEVTIGHNVTLQSCDIGNRSLIGMGAVLAPGTVVEDDVLVAAGTVTLPGQRLSSGFMWAGRPARQLGALDDTKRNIIKYGATHYVDYNRDFLRTERLSARPHR, from the coding sequence ATGCACTCATCCCTACTGGTGTTGCCCTATCTAGATCACGTCCCCAAACTCGCCGAACAGCCAGTTGCATTGGGAGCAGGGACGGCAATCATCGGCCGCGCAACGGTGGGAAAGGGCGCCTACTTCGCAACCTTGGCGATGATCCGGGCCGACGGTCACTACGTCACCGTGGGCGATGATTTCTGGTTCGGCGCACGCTCTGCGGTGCATATCGCTCATGCCGTCTTGCCGACCATCATCGGCAGCGGCGTCACCGTGGGAATGAACTCCACCGTGCATGCCTGCGAAGTGGGTGACCATTGCGTCGTGGAAGATAACGTCACCATCCTCGACGGCTCCGTGGTGGGGGAGGGTTGCGTGATCGCGTCCGGCTCCGTGGTCTTTCCTCGCACGCAATTACCGTCTGGCCATTGGTGCGAGGGGAGTCCCGCCAAGCCCTTGCGGCCCATCACCTCAGAACAATTGTCCGCCGCGAGCGCACGCGTGCGCGGCTTGATGCTGGCCACGCGCCATCAACCCATGCAGAGCGAAGGCTTCCCGCCGGGCGAATCGAACTACGTGGCCCCCACCGCATCGGCGCGCGGCCGTATCATGTTGGAGCCCGATGCAAGCGTGTGGTTCAGCTGCGAACTGGATGCCGCAAAACACAGCATCAGCGCGGGAACTGGCACCAACATCCAGGACAACACTGTGATTCTGGCCCATGCCGGTCCCGTGCGCATCGGCGCGGAAGTAACCATCGGTCACAACGTGACCTTGCAAAGCTGCGACATCGGCAACCGCTCCTTGATCGGCATGGGGGCAGTGCTGGCCCCCGGCACCGTGGTGGAAGACGACGTTCTGGTGGCCGCCGGCACCGTCACTCTGCCTGGACAACGCTTAAGTTCTGGCTTCATGTGGGCAGGCCGCCCCGCGCGCCAGCTAGGGGCGCTGGACGACACCAAGCGCAACATCATCAAGTACGGCGCGACCCACTACGTGGATTACAACCGGGATTTCTTGCGCACGGAGCGCTTGTCGGCACGTCCCCATAGATAA
- a CDS encoding flavoprotein translates to MASTEEQRIAWALSGSGHFLKECLDILREMDHVDLFLTQAAGEVVRMYGYDLANFKPGCKVHRDNTASAVPVMFLYEGNYRMVVLAPATSNTVAKCVAGISDTLVTNFYAQAGKCRIPSIVYACDTAPALITDAPGRQVWVYQRPIDLENVDKLKTYRDTTVVLSIEALREQIAAHLA, encoded by the coding sequence ATGGCCAGCACAGAAGAACAGCGCATTGCCTGGGCCCTGTCGGGGTCCGGGCACTTCCTGAAAGAATGCCTTGATATCTTGCGCGAGATGGACCACGTGGATCTATTCCTGACGCAAGCCGCGGGGGAAGTGGTGCGCATGTATGGCTACGATCTTGCCAACTTCAAGCCCGGCTGCAAGGTCCATCGCGACAATACCGCGAGCGCGGTGCCAGTGATGTTCCTCTACGAGGGCAATTACCGAATGGTCGTTTTGGCGCCTGCCACGTCCAATACAGTAGCGAAATGCGTCGCGGGCATATCCGATACCCTGGTGACGAACTTCTACGCGCAGGCGGGCAAGTGCCGCATTCCCTCCATCGTCTATGCCTGCGATACCGCGCCGGCGCTCATCACCGATGCGCCAGGAAGACAAGTCTGGGTCTATCAGCGCCCCATCGATTTGGAGAATGTGGACAAACTCAAGACCTATCGCGATACCACGGTCGTGCTATCCATCGAAGCGTTGCGCGAACAGATCGCGGCTCATCTGGCATAG